In one Bradyrhizobium sp. 4 genomic region, the following are encoded:
- the adh gene encoding aldehyde dehydrogenase, protein MNKVEFLSVTKIPFAERYDNFIGGKFVAPISGKYFDNASPVTGQIVCKIARSDAQDVEAALDAAHAAKAAWGRTSVAERAAMLNRIADRMEDNLERLAIAETWDNGKPIRETRAADIPLAIDHFRYFAGAIRAQEGSIGEIDHDTVAYHFHEPLGVVGQIIPWNFPLLMACWKLAPALAAGNCVVLKPAEQTPASIMVWAEIIGDILPPGVLNIVNGFGLEAGKPLASSPRIAKIAFTGETTTGRLIMQYASQNLIPVTLELGGKSPNIFFSDVTAEDDDFFDKAIEGFVMCALNQGEVCTCPSRALVHADIYDRFMERALKRVAAIKQGDPRAADTMIGAQASGEQLAKILSYIDIGKQEGAKVLAGGGRAELGGDLAGGFYVQPTVFEGHNKMRVFQEEIFGPVVSVTTFKNDEEALEIANDTPYGLGAGVWSRDANRCYRFGRAIQAGRVWTNCYHAYPAHAAFGGYKQSGVGRETHKMMLDHYQQTKNLLVSYSPKKLGFF, encoded by the coding sequence ATGAACAAGGTAGAATTCCTCAGCGTCACCAAAATTCCCTTCGCCGAACGCTACGACAATTTCATCGGCGGCAAATTCGTCGCGCCGATCTCCGGCAAGTATTTCGACAACGCCTCGCCGGTGACAGGCCAGATCGTCTGCAAGATCGCGCGCTCCGACGCGCAGGACGTCGAGGCAGCGCTCGACGCAGCGCATGCCGCGAAGGCCGCTTGGGGCCGCACCAGCGTCGCCGAGCGCGCCGCGATGCTGAACCGGATCGCCGACCGCATGGAAGACAATCTCGAGCGTCTCGCCATCGCCGAGACCTGGGACAACGGCAAGCCGATCCGCGAGACCCGCGCAGCGGACATCCCGCTGGCCATCGACCACTTCCGCTATTTCGCCGGCGCCATCCGTGCCCAGGAAGGCTCGATCGGCGAGATCGATCACGACACCGTTGCCTACCATTTCCACGAACCGCTCGGCGTGGTCGGCCAGATCATCCCCTGGAACTTCCCGCTGCTGATGGCCTGCTGGAAGCTCGCGCCCGCGCTCGCCGCCGGCAATTGCGTCGTGCTCAAGCCGGCCGAGCAGACCCCGGCCTCGATCATGGTCTGGGCCGAGATCATCGGCGACATTCTGCCGCCCGGCGTCCTCAACATCGTCAACGGCTTTGGTCTGGAAGCCGGCAAGCCGCTCGCGTCCAGCCCGCGCATCGCCAAGATCGCCTTCACCGGCGAGACCACGACGGGCCGGCTGATCATGCAGTATGCCAGCCAGAACCTCATTCCCGTCACGCTCGAGCTCGGCGGCAAGTCGCCCAACATCTTCTTCAGCGACGTCACCGCCGAAGACGACGACTTCTTCGACAAGGCGATCGAAGGTTTCGTCATGTGCGCGCTGAACCAGGGCGAGGTCTGCACCTGTCCGAGCCGGGCGCTGGTCCACGCCGACATCTATGACCGCTTCATGGAGCGGGCGCTGAAGCGCGTCGCCGCGATCAAGCAGGGCGATCCGCGTGCGGCCGACACCATGATCGGTGCGCAGGCTTCCGGCGAGCAACTCGCAAAAATCCTCTCCTACATCGACATCGGCAAGCAGGAGGGGGCCAAGGTGCTGGCCGGCGGCGGACGCGCCGAACTCGGCGGCGATCTCGCCGGCGGCTTCTACGTCCAGCCGACCGTGTTCGAGGGCCACAACAAGATGCGCGTCTTCCAGGAGGAGATCTTCGGCCCCGTCGTTTCTGTCACGACCTTCAAGAACGACGAGGAGGCGCTCGAGATCGCCAACGACACGCCCTACGGCCTGGGGGCCGGCGTCTGGAGCCGCGACGCCAACCGCTGCTATCGCTTCGGCCGGGCAATCCAGGCCGGCCGGGTCTGGACCAACTGCTACCATGCCTATCCCGCGCATGCGGCCTTCGGCGGCTATAAGCAGTCGGGCGTCGGGCGCGAGACCCACAAGATGATGCTCGATCACTACCAGCAGACCAAGAACCTGCTGGTCAGCTACAGCCCCAAGAAGCTGGGCTTCTTCTGA